The Sulfitobacter sp. S223 genome has a window encoding:
- a CDS encoding branched-chain amino acid ABC transporter permease, whose product MNEQLAFTIEVFANGLMAGVLYALVALGFVLIYKASGIFNYAQGVMALFAAMTLVGIQNGQVPFSHLINAIFGTDVHKFGWTVHSFFAIVLTVFVMIVLAWAVQRFVFRHLVGQEPIILFMATIGLAYFLEGVADLMWGSELKALNVCAAEGACLPQGMNVWLEGTTYEALGYGFFIDNLDIVASVIAALLVIGLVVFAQYTKQGRAMRAVADDHQAALSVGVSLNFIWILVWSLAGFVALVAGIMWGAKSGVQFSLSLIALKALPVLMLGGFTSIPGAIVGGLIIGVGEKLFEFLIGAPFLGGATENWFAYMLALLFLVFRPQGLFGEKIIERV is encoded by the coding sequence ATGAATGAACAACTGGCATTCACAATAGAAGTGTTCGCGAACGGGCTGATGGCCGGGGTGCTTTACGCTCTCGTAGCATTGGGCTTTGTGCTTATCTATAAAGCGTCGGGGATTTTCAACTACGCCCAAGGGGTCATGGCGCTGTTTGCGGCGATGACACTGGTCGGCATCCAGAACGGGCAGGTGCCGTTTTCGCACCTGATCAACGCGATTTTCGGCACAGATGTGCACAAGTTTGGCTGGACGGTGCATTCGTTCTTTGCCATCGTCTTGACCGTTTTTGTAATGATCGTGTTGGCTTGGGCTGTGCAGCGGTTTGTGTTCCGCCACCTTGTCGGACAAGAGCCGATTATTCTCTTCATGGCGACCATCGGTCTGGCCTATTTCCTTGAAGGTGTAGCCGACTTGATGTGGGGGTCTGAGTTGAAGGCGCTGAACGTCTGTGCGGCTGAGGGCGCGTGTCTGCCGCAGGGCATGAACGTCTGGCTGGAGGGCACCACTTATGAGGCCTTGGGCTACGGCTTCTTCATCGATAACCTAGACATTGTTGCAAGTGTGATTGCTGCGTTGCTGGTGATCGGGTTGGTTGTGTTCGCTCAATACACCAAACAGGGCCGCGCGATGCGGGCTGTGGCAGATGACCATCAGGCGGCTTTGTCCGTCGGTGTATCGCTTAACTTTATCTGGATACTTGTTTGGTCTCTGGCGGGGTTTGTGGCCTTGGTCGCAGGGATTATGTGGGGCGCGAAATCGGGTGTTCAGTTCTCGCTGTCTCTGATCGCTTTGAAAGCTTTGCCGGTCCTTATGCTTGGCGGATTTACCTCCATTCCGGGTGCTATCGTGGGTGGACTGATCATCGGTGTGGGCGAGAAGCTGTTTGAATTCCTGATTGGGGCGCCTTTCCTTGGCGGCGCGACAGAGAACTGGTTCGCTTACATGTTGGCCCTGTTGTTCCTGGTATTCCGTCCGCAGGGCTTGTTCGGGGAGAAGATCATTGAGCGTGTTTGA